One genomic window of Borreliella burgdorferi B31 includes the following:
- a CDS encoding ABC transporter ATP-binding protein yields the protein MDNCILEIKNLSHYYDNNGNKTLDNINLKIKKNEFITLLGPSGCGKTTLIKILGGFLSQKNGEIYFFSKEISKTSPNKREINTVFQNYALFPHMNVFDNISFGLRMKKTPKDIIKEKVKTSLSLIGMPKYAYRNINELSGGQKQRVAIARAMVMEPKLLLLDEPLSALDLKMRQEMQKELKKIQRQLGITFIYVTHDQEEALTMSDRIVVMNEGIILQIGTPEEIYNEPKTKFVADFIGESNIFDGTYKKELVVSLLGHEFECLDKGFEAEEAVDLVIRPEDVKLLPKGKGHLSGTITSAIFQGVHYEMTLEIQKTNWIVQSTRLTKVGEEVDIFLEPDDIHVMHKE from the coding sequence TTGGATAATTGTATCCTAGAGATTAAAAATCTAAGTCATTATTATGATAACAATGGAAACAAAACTTTAGATAACATAAATTTAAAAATTAAAAAAAATGAGTTTATCACACTACTAGGCCCATCCGGATGTGGAAAAACAACATTGATAAAAATATTGGGTGGTTTTTTAAGCCAAAAAAATGGAGAAATTTATTTCTTTTCTAAAGAAATATCTAAAACCAGTCCAAACAAAAGAGAAATTAATACTGTATTTCAAAATTATGCACTTTTCCCACATATGAATGTTTTTGACAATATTTCATTTGGACTTAGAATGAAAAAAACGCCAAAAGATATAATCAAAGAAAAAGTAAAAACATCGCTTTCGCTGATAGGAATGCCAAAATACGCATACAGAAATATTAACGAACTATCGGGGGGGCAAAAGCAAAGAGTTGCAATAGCAAGAGCAATGGTAATGGAACCTAAGCTTTTACTCCTAGATGAACCACTTTCCGCGCTTGATTTGAAAATGCGACAAGAGATGCAAAAAGAATTAAAAAAAATACAGCGTCAGCTTGGAATCACATTCATATATGTTACTCACGATCAAGAAGAGGCATTGACAATGAGTGACAGAATCGTTGTAATGAATGAAGGAATAATTCTGCAAATAGGAACACCTGAGGAAATTTACAATGAGCCTAAAACAAAGTTTGTAGCCGATTTTATTGGAGAAAGCAATATTTTTGATGGAACATATAAAAAAGAGCTGGTTGTAAGTTTGCTTGGTCATGAATTTGAATGCCTTGACAAAGGATTTGAAGCTGAAGAAGCAGTTGACCTTGTAATACGCCCAGAAGATGTAAAACTACTTCCAAAAGGAAAAGGACATTTAAGCGGAACTATAACATCAGCAATTTTTCAAGGAGTTCATTACGAAATGACTCTAGAAATCCAAAAAACAAATTGGATAGTTCAAAGCACAAGACTTACAAAAGTTGGAGAAGAAGTTGATATATTTTTAGAACCTGATGATATTCATGTTATGCATAAGGAATAA
- a CDS encoding Na+/H+ antiporter NhaC family protein, whose protein sequence is MENIEVRGQPNFFGLIPFFVFIIIYLGTGIYLGVIGVEMAFYQLPASVAMFFASIVCFLVFKGKFSDKIHIFIKGAAQYDIILMCLIFMLSGAFSSLCKEIGCVETVANLGIKYINPNWIVSGIFFVTCFLSFSAGTSVGSIVAIAPIAFNIAVKSGINPNLIAASVMCGAMFGDNLSLISDTTIVSSRTQGSSILDVFISSSFYAFPSAILTFFSFFFLSENLSNATNFLHESSIDLVKTVPYLMIIFFSLAGMNVFIVLFLGILSICLISVLYGNLYFLDVMKNINKGFLNMADLIFLSILTGGVSFAVIHNGGFKWLLIKLKSLIRGKSSAEFSIGAFVSIVDVFLANNTIAILICGKVAKKIAFENNISVQRSASILDMFSCIFQGIIPYGAQMIILVNFSNGLVSPISILPFLVYFGFLLFFVILSILGLDIKKVFLFFLKK, encoded by the coding sequence ATGGAAAATATTGAAGTAAGAGGGCAGCCAAATTTTTTTGGGCTTATTCCTTTTTTTGTTTTTATTATTATCTATTTAGGCACGGGGATTTATTTGGGAGTTATTGGTGTAGAAATGGCCTTTTATCAACTGCCGGCTAGTGTTGCAATGTTTTTTGCTTCCATTGTTTGTTTTTTGGTATTTAAAGGAAAATTTTCCGACAAAATTCACATATTTATTAAAGGAGCAGCTCAGTACGATATTATACTAATGTGTCTTATTTTTATGCTTTCGGGAGCTTTCTCTTCTCTTTGTAAAGAAATAGGCTGCGTTGAAACTGTAGCAAATTTGGGAATTAAATATATTAATCCTAATTGGATTGTTTCTGGTATATTTTTTGTAACCTGCTTTCTTTCTTTTTCTGCCGGCACTTCTGTTGGATCTATCGTTGCAATTGCTCCTATTGCTTTTAATATTGCTGTTAAAAGCGGCATTAATCCGAATTTAATAGCAGCATCTGTAATGTGTGGAGCTATGTTTGGAGATAATCTTTCTTTAATATCAGATACAACTATTGTTTCTAGTCGAACTCAAGGTAGTAGCATCTTAGATGTTTTTATTAGTAGCAGTTTTTATGCTTTTCCATCCGCCATACTAACTTTTTTTTCTTTTTTCTTTCTTTCTGAAAATTTGTCCAATGCCACAAACTTTTTACACGAAAGTTCAATAGATTTAGTGAAAACTGTGCCTTATTTAATGATTATATTTTTCTCTTTAGCTGGAATGAATGTTTTTATAGTTCTTTTTTTAGGTATTCTTTCTATATGTCTTATTAGCGTTTTGTATGGTAATTTATACTTTCTAGATGTAATGAAAAACATTAATAAAGGGTTTTTAAATATGGCGGATTTGATTTTTCTTTCAATTTTAACAGGGGGAGTTTCTTTTGCCGTGATTCATAATGGAGGCTTTAAATGGCTACTTATTAAATTAAAATCCTTGATTAGAGGAAAAAGTTCAGCGGAATTTTCTATTGGGGCTTTTGTTTCAATAGTTGATGTTTTTCTTGCTAATAACACAATTGCCATACTTATTTGCGGCAAAGTAGCAAAAAAGATAGCTTTTGAAAATAACATCAGTGTTCAAAGAAGTGCTTCTATTTTAGATATGTTCTCTTGTATTTTTCAAGGCATTATTCCTTATGGTGCGCAAATGATTATTTTAGTGAATTTTTCAAATGGACTTGTGTCGCCAATTAGTATTTTGCCATTTTTAGTTTATTTTGGATTTTTATTGTTTTTTGTTATTTTATCTATTTTGGGCCTTGATATAAAAAAAGTTTTTTTATTTTTTTTAAAAAAATAA
- a CDS encoding ABC transporter permease, with protein sequence MKKLILIIYSIFLLTFSILPLLIIILLGFLNEKNEFTIYNFIGLLNPSYLNIFSRSLKLATIATIFCILIGYPAAWLISLSKKSAQNKLIIMIILPMWINTLLRTYAWMRILGKNGFINNLFEKIGIGTLDLLYNEQAVTIGMIYNFLPFMILPIYTGLLKIKPEYIEASQDLGARMWQILLYIKIPLTLSYLATGIIMVFIPSITVFIISDLLGGSKQILIGNLISKQFLFIEDWNTGAAISFILMLVILIFNLIIIKLMRKNNGE encoded by the coding sequence TTGAAAAAGTTGATATTAATCATATACTCCATATTCCTACTAACATTTAGTATTCTTCCCTTACTAATAATAATATTGCTTGGATTTTTAAATGAAAAAAACGAATTTACCATCTATAATTTCATTGGACTTTTAAATCCAAGCTATCTTAATATTTTTTCAAGAAGTCTAAAACTCGCAACAATAGCAACAATTTTTTGCATTTTAATAGGCTATCCTGCCGCTTGGCTAATTTCATTATCAAAAAAAAGTGCTCAAAACAAATTAATAATCATGATAATACTTCCTATGTGGATAAATACATTACTTAGAACTTATGCCTGGATGAGAATACTTGGAAAAAACGGATTCATCAACAACTTATTTGAAAAGATCGGAATTGGAACTTTAGATCTTCTTTATAATGAACAGGCTGTTACAATAGGCATGATATACAATTTTTTGCCTTTTATGATCTTGCCAATATACACGGGGCTTTTAAAAATTAAGCCAGAATATATTGAAGCATCACAAGATCTTGGAGCAAGAATGTGGCAAATATTACTTTATATAAAAATACCACTAACACTCTCTTACCTGGCAACAGGAATAATTATGGTATTTATTCCTTCAATTACGGTATTTATCATTTCAGATTTGCTAGGAGGCTCTAAACAAATTTTAATAGGAAATCTAATAAGCAAACAGTTTCTCTTTATAGAAGACTGGAATACTGGGGCTGCAATTTCATTTATTTTAATGTTAGTAATATTAATTTTTAATTTAATAATAATAAAATTAATGCGAAAAAATAATGGGGAGTAA
- a CDS encoding ABC transporter permease, giving the protein MFRAFKNIFLFLILSFIYLPIIILIIYSFNSGDSGFIWQGFSLKWYKEIFASSQIKSAIFNTILIAIISSLTSVVIGIIGAYAIYKSENKKLKTILLSVNKITIINPDIVTGISLMTFYSAIKMQLGFSTMLISHIIFSTPYVVIIILPKLYSLPKNIIDAAKDLGASEIQIFFNIIYPEIAGSIATGALIAFTLSIDDFLISFFTTGQGFNNLSILINSLTKRGIKPVINAISAILFFTILSLLFIINKFIGIKKLTTDAEL; this is encoded by the coding sequence ATGTTTAGAGCCTTTAAAAACATTTTCTTATTTCTAATACTCAGCTTTATTTACCTTCCAATAATAATCTTAATAATTTATTCCTTTAACTCTGGTGACAGTGGATTTATATGGCAAGGATTTAGTCTAAAATGGTATAAAGAAATTTTTGCCTCAAGTCAAATCAAATCAGCAATATTTAACACCATTTTAATAGCCATAATCTCATCTTTGACTTCTGTTGTTATTGGAATTATTGGTGCTTATGCAATTTATAAATCAGAAAACAAAAAATTAAAAACAATACTATTATCAGTAAATAAAATAACAATAATTAATCCTGACATTGTAACAGGAATAAGCTTAATGACATTTTATTCTGCAATAAAAATGCAATTGGGATTTTCTACAATGCTAATATCACATATAATTTTTTCAACACCATACGTAGTAATAATAATTTTACCCAAATTATATTCTCTTCCCAAAAATATTATTGATGCTGCCAAAGATCTTGGAGCCTCAGAAATTCAAATATTCTTCAATATAATTTATCCGGAAATCGCAGGAAGCATAGCAACTGGGGCCCTTATTGCCTTTACATTATCAATAGATGATTTTTTGATATCATTTTTCACCACTGGACAGGGATTTAATAATTTATCTATCCTAATAAACTCGCTAACAAAAAGAGGCATCAAACCCGTAATAAATGCTATTTCTGCAATATTGTTTTTTACAATATTGAGCCTTTTGTTTATTATTAATAAATTTATAGGAATTAAAAAATTGACAACAGATGCTGAGCTTTAA
- the ylqF gene encoding ribosome biogenesis GTPase YlqF — MANKINWFPGHMKRALDLIKNNLQKANIVLEILDARAPFSSKNPLTEKITKNQAKIILLHKSDVAQINEIIKWKKYFENLGNTVIISNIYKKGMRKQIIDIIKKLAIVKKIKNYKEKIKVLIIGVPNVGKSSIINLLSGKKSAKVANKPGYTKNIQIVKINEEINLFDMPGILWHNLVDQSIAKKLAILDMIKNEIVDNTDLALYLLEIMDQNNKNILLKKYEIYHKNSLDILQNFAKARKLIGKKNELNLEKASKILIKEFREGKFGKIILDKNYNAF; from the coding sequence ATGGCAAATAAAATCAACTGGTTTCCTGGACATATGAAAAGGGCCTTAGATCTGATAAAGAATAATTTACAAAAAGCTAATATTGTGCTAGAAATACTTGATGCTAGAGCTCCATTTAGCAGTAAAAATCCATTAACTGAAAAAATTACTAAAAATCAAGCTAAAATAATTCTTCTACACAAATCAGATGTTGCTCAAATAAATGAAATTATAAAATGGAAAAAATATTTTGAAAATCTTGGCAATACTGTAATAATAAGCAATATTTACAAAAAAGGAATGCGTAAGCAGATAATAGATATTATTAAAAAATTGGCCATTGTTAAAAAGATAAAAAACTATAAAGAAAAAATAAAGGTTTTGATTATTGGAGTTCCAAATGTTGGAAAATCTTCAATAATAAATCTATTATCCGGCAAAAAGAGCGCAAAAGTTGCCAATAAACCTGGATATACTAAAAATATACAAATAGTAAAAATAAATGAAGAAATAAATCTTTTTGATATGCCAGGGATTTTATGGCATAATCTAGTAGACCAATCGATTGCAAAAAAACTTGCAATATTGGATATGATCAAAAATGAAATAGTAGATAACACAGATCTTGCATTGTATTTACTTGAAATAATGGATCAAAATAATAAAAATATTTTACTAAAAAAATACGAAATATATCATAAAAATTCACTTGATATTCTACAAAATTTTGCAAAAGCAAGAAAATTAATCGGTAAAAAAAATGAACTTAACCTTGAAAAAGCATCAAAAATATTAATCAAAGAATTTAGAGAGGGTAAATTTGGCAAAATAATTCTTGATAAGAATTATAATGCCTTTTAA
- the pncB gene encoding nicotinate phosphoribosyltransferase: MKNLSLFTDFYEISMMNAYFTKGINPKAKFEVFFRKTPFKNGYIVLAGMHTLINELKNIRFGENELKYLKSFNILDKQFLNFLREFKLNVKISSIEEGRIVFPQAPVVVIEGHLIELLLIEGLVLNIINFESLIATKTARIKESGAKILAELGLRRAQGINGALSASKAAYIGGADFTSNMLAGYKYNIPVTGTMAHSWIMSFETEEQAFREYAKTYPNKVSLLIDTYDTLNSGLKNAIKIFKELKHEEKNNFSIRIDSGDLEYLSKAARKELNRNGLNHVKIIASNELDENIIMYLNSINAPIDIWGVGTNLVTAKGDPSLSGVYKMISIEKNGKFIPKIKISNNAEKSTLPDQKEVARIYLNDQMILDFIFLKEEKDKIKDHLNSRKEFTVFHPIQDNIFKIIKQYDDFEFLTHTVLENGKLRKGYESSLTNIRNKTKLDLSKLEHTYKRIINPHIYKVSISKNLRKLKNKLTKDIKNN; this comes from the coding sequence ATGAAAAATCTATCACTATTTACAGATTTTTATGAAATTTCAATGATGAACGCTTATTTTACAAAAGGAATTAATCCTAAAGCAAAATTTGAAGTGTTTTTTAGAAAAACACCCTTTAAAAATGGCTATATTGTTTTAGCTGGAATGCATACATTGATTAATGAATTAAAAAATATTCGTTTTGGAGAAAATGAACTTAAATATTTAAAAAGCTTTAATATATTAGATAAACAATTTTTAAACTTTCTAAGAGAATTCAAACTAAACGTAAAAATAAGCTCAATAGAAGAGGGTCGAATAGTTTTCCCCCAAGCACCAGTAGTTGTGATTGAAGGACACTTAATAGAATTATTATTAATAGAAGGGTTAGTGTTAAATATAATAAACTTCGAAAGTTTGATAGCAACAAAAACCGCTAGAATAAAAGAATCTGGTGCAAAAATTTTAGCAGAACTTGGGCTAAGAAGAGCTCAAGGAATAAATGGAGCACTTTCTGCCAGCAAAGCCGCCTACATAGGGGGAGCAGATTTCACAAGCAATATGCTTGCTGGATATAAATACAATATACCAGTTACAGGAACAATGGCTCATAGTTGGATAATGAGCTTTGAAACCGAAGAGCAAGCATTCAGAGAATATGCAAAAACATATCCAAACAAAGTAAGTTTGCTAATCGATACTTACGACACGCTTAACAGTGGATTAAAAAATGCCATTAAAATATTCAAAGAATTAAAACATGAAGAAAAAAATAATTTTTCAATAAGAATTGACAGTGGAGATCTTGAATATTTAAGTAAAGCAGCAAGAAAAGAATTAAACCGAAATGGATTAAATCATGTAAAAATTATTGCATCTAATGAGCTTGACGAAAATATTATCATGTACTTAAATTCAATAAATGCTCCAATTGATATTTGGGGCGTTGGAACAAATTTAGTTACAGCAAAAGGAGATCCAAGCCTTTCAGGAGTATATAAAATGATCTCTATAGAAAAAAATGGAAAATTTATACCAAAAATAAAAATATCAAATAACGCAGAAAAATCCACATTACCTGACCAAAAAGAAGTTGCAAGAATCTATTTAAATGACCAAATGATCCTTGATTTTATATTTTTAAAAGAAGAAAAAGATAAAATCAAAGATCATCTGAATTCAAGAAAAGAATTTACCGTTTTTCATCCAATACAAGATAACATTTTCAAAATCATCAAACAATATGACGATTTTGAATTTCTAACGCACACTGTCTTAGAAAATGGAAAACTTCGCAAAGGCTACGAGTCTAGCTTAACCAATATTAGAAATAAAACCAAACTCGACTTAAGCAAACTTGAACATACGTACAAAAGAATAATTAATCCCCACATATATAAAGTAAGTATCAGTAAAAACTTAAGAAAGTTAAAAAACAAACTCACAAAAGATATCAAAAACAATTAA
- a CDS encoding ABC transporter substrate-binding protein, with protein MKKIFILIVILTTFACTNKDTITLNVFNWAEYIDKTLLDQFEKENNIKINYEIFHNNEEMMAKFNNTKNYYDIIVPSEYLIQELIDEGKIEKLDYSKLPNVTKNITQNLTNLEHDPGNLYSVPAYWGLMGILYNKTKIDLNDMQGFDILFNKKYKKEITMLDSPKDNIGVALKKLGYSINEHDTDKIKEAGELLKIQNPLLIGYFSDVPAKSLMLNGEASIQLTWSGEAQSAMLKDKNLDFYAPENTNLWIDAFVIPIDAPNKNLAYKFINFLYENEPSYKNFKETRYNSPNKNVIKRIEEEAKNNPEMKLYLEEKFLPKDFSKFEIFKKIPKKIKEEILKIYLNLSS; from the coding sequence ATGAAAAAAATTTTTATATTAATAGTAATTCTTACAACTTTTGCTTGCACTAACAAAGACACAATAACTTTAAACGTATTTAATTGGGCAGAATATATTGACAAAACTTTATTAGATCAATTTGAAAAGGAAAACAATATAAAAATTAATTATGAAATCTTTCACAATAATGAAGAAATGATGGCTAAATTTAACAACACAAAGAATTACTACGATATAATAGTCCCATCAGAATATTTAATCCAAGAATTAATCGATGAAGGCAAAATTGAAAAATTAGACTACTCAAAATTGCCAAATGTAACAAAAAATATTACCCAAAATCTTACAAACTTGGAACATGATCCTGGCAATCTTTATTCAGTGCCAGCCTACTGGGGATTAATGGGCATACTTTACAATAAAACTAAAATAGATTTAAATGACATGCAAGGTTTTGACATATTATTTAATAAAAAATATAAAAAAGAGATTACAATGCTAGATTCCCCTAAAGACAATATTGGGGTTGCTTTAAAAAAACTTGGATACTCAATAAATGAGCATGATACAGATAAAATTAAAGAAGCTGGGGAACTTTTAAAAATCCAAAATCCACTATTAATCGGATATTTTTCAGATGTGCCTGCAAAATCATTAATGCTAAATGGAGAAGCATCTATTCAACTCACATGGAGCGGCGAAGCACAAAGCGCTATGCTAAAAGACAAAAATTTAGATTTTTATGCACCTGAAAACACCAATCTATGGATAGACGCATTTGTAATTCCTATTGATGCTCCAAATAAAAACTTGGCTTACAAATTCATAAACTTTTTATACGAGAATGAACCATCTTATAAAAATTTCAAAGAAACTAGATATAATTCTCCAAACAAAAACGTAATAAAAAGAATAGAAGAAGAGGCAAAAAATAACCCCGAAATGAAATTATATTTAGAAGAAAAATTTTTACCAAAAGATTTTTCCAAATTTGAAATTTTTAAAAAAATACCTAAAAAAATAAAAGAAGAAATCCTTAAAATATATTTAAATCTGTCTTCTTAA
- a CDS encoding Na+/H+ antiporter NhaC family protein, whose amino-acid sequence MERDLKLERETNVVPNFWGLMPFFLFIGIYIGTGLVLYFNGVERAFYQMPPVVAMFIAIVLTFIIFRGSFLAKMNKFIEGCAQQDVIFISLIFMLSGAFSAVCKEIGSVDAVVNIGLKYVPLNLIVCGIFLITLFLSFSTGSFMGTIVAVAPIALELADKVNIPLPLIAGAILSAGAFGDNMSLISDTPIISSHTQKVNIVDVFKNGAFYTFPAAILASIAFAFLGSYYCKVDSFIIEPGEINFFKIIPYIFVMVFAISGFDVFLALFLGIVVAGIIGIYYSDITFLLLAKKINEGFLGLGEMFILVISTGGISYMTIKYGGFDWLLLKLQKMSKSKRTSEFVIVVLVGILTMFLANNGLAILMSGSVVRSITKENNLNSKRIAALLCMSSCFFLSILPHSMHVIALVDFTKGKLSPFDIFPFLIYQGFLILLIALSIIGLDIKLIFKSFLKIVTKLKSFKF is encoded by the coding sequence TTGGAAAGAGATTTGAAATTAGAAAGAGAAACTAATGTGGTTCCAAATTTTTGGGGGCTTATGCCTTTTTTTCTTTTTATAGGGATTTATATTGGCACAGGACTCGTTCTTTATTTTAATGGTGTAGAAAGGGCATTTTATCAAATGCCTCCCGTAGTTGCTATGTTTATTGCTATTGTTTTGACATTTATTATTTTTAGAGGATCTTTTTTAGCAAAAATGAATAAATTCATTGAGGGATGCGCTCAGCAAGATGTTATTTTTATATCTTTAATATTTATGTTATCCGGTGCTTTTTCTGCTGTTTGTAAAGAAATAGGAAGTGTTGATGCTGTAGTAAATATTGGTCTTAAATATGTTCCATTGAATTTAATAGTATGTGGCATTTTTTTAATTACTCTTTTTTTGTCTTTTTCCACTGGAAGTTTTATGGGGACTATTGTTGCTGTTGCTCCTATTGCTTTGGAGCTCGCAGATAAGGTAAACATCCCCCTTCCATTGATTGCTGGTGCTATTCTTAGCGCTGGTGCATTTGGGGACAACATGTCTTTGATATCAGATACTCCTATTATTTCAAGTCATACTCAAAAGGTTAATATTGTTGATGTTTTCAAAAATGGAGCTTTTTATACGTTTCCAGCAGCAATTTTAGCAAGCATTGCTTTTGCATTTTTAGGTTCTTATTATTGCAAGGTCGATAGTTTTATTATTGAGCCTGGTGAGATAAATTTTTTCAAAATTATTCCGTATATTTTTGTTATGGTTTTTGCAATCTCAGGCTTTGATGTATTTTTAGCCTTGTTTTTAGGCATTGTTGTTGCTGGTATTATTGGAATTTATTATTCAGATATTACTTTTTTATTGCTGGCTAAAAAAATCAATGAAGGATTTTTAGGCCTAGGGGAAATGTTTATTCTTGTTATTTCTACTGGTGGAATTTCTTATATGACAATTAAGTATGGGGGGTTTGATTGGTTGCTCTTAAAATTGCAAAAAATGTCAAAGTCTAAAAGAACTTCGGAATTTGTCATTGTTGTCTTAGTTGGCATTTTGACCATGTTTCTTGCAAATAATGGGCTTGCTATTTTAATGAGTGGTTCTGTTGTAAGATCAATAACTAAGGAAAATAATTTAAACTCAAAGCGTATTGCGGCTTTACTTTGTATGTCTTCGTGCTTTTTTTTAAGTATTTTGCCCCATAGTATGCATGTTATAGCTCTTGTAGATTTTACAAAAGGCAAGCTTTCTCCTTTTGACATTTTTCCATTTTTAATTTATCAAGGATTTTTGATCTTATTGATTGCTTTGTCTATAATTGGACTTGATATTAAGTTAATATTTAAGTCTTTTTTAAAAATAGTCACAAAACTTAAAAGCTTTAAATTTTAA
- the zwf gene encoding glucose-6-phosphate dehydrogenase has protein sequence MKERSVSNFDIVIFGVTGNLSRKKLIPSLFNLFKNKCISNFRVIGFSRKIFTDKEFRLYIKDSLWQEETDSLIEIFLNFFVYVFGDFNEKESYKNLFKFLDRSRETIYYLSTSPAFYGPIINHLKKYFLSEKLTLSKIVLEKPFGSSLETAKKLNSLLYSAFKEDQIYRIDHYLGKETVQNIFTFRFGNSIFENIWNNRYVDFVQITVAEELGLDGRVEYYDSVGALKDMVQNHILQLLSLVAMESPIKFDSEFIHDEKVKVLKSLRKISKEDIKNYIVKGQYIGSQVQGVFKKGYKDETEFLGNSNTETYLAMKVFINNWRWSGVPFYLRTGKGLARKFSEIYIQFKKPSFTLFNNSSVDFSNALIFRIQPRDGIEIKFNTKKPGYNYEIQTANMEFSYHGAFKRLFDEAYERLLLDAFLGDGTLYATSDEIESSWEFVSDIANKWADIEICNYFYGSEGPKEIDSILEKDHFWRKI, from the coding sequence ATGAAAGAAAGAAGTGTTTCTAATTTTGATATTGTAATTTTTGGGGTTACCGGGAATTTGTCTAGAAAAAAGCTTATTCCTTCACTTTTTAATTTATTTAAAAATAAATGTATTAGCAATTTTAGGGTTATTGGTTTTTCTCGTAAGATTTTTACAGATAAAGAATTTAGATTGTATATTAAAGATTCTTTATGGCAGGAAGAGACCGATTCGTTGATTGAGATTTTTTTAAATTTTTTTGTTTATGTATTTGGCGATTTTAATGAAAAGGAGTCTTATAAAAATTTATTTAAATTTTTAGATAGAAGTCGAGAAACGATATATTATCTTTCGACGTCTCCTGCATTTTATGGACCTATAATTAATCATTTGAAAAAGTATTTTTTAAGCGAAAAATTGACTTTGTCAAAAATAGTTCTTGAGAAGCCTTTTGGCTCTAGTCTTGAGACAGCAAAAAAATTAAATAGTTTGCTTTATTCTGCTTTTAAAGAAGATCAAATTTATAGAATAGATCACTATTTGGGTAAAGAAACGGTTCAAAATATTTTTACATTTAGATTCGGCAATTCTATTTTTGAAAATATTTGGAATAATCGTTATGTAGATTTTGTTCAGATTACGGTAGCAGAAGAATTAGGTCTTGATGGAAGAGTAGAGTATTACGATTCTGTTGGCGCTTTGAAGGATATGGTTCAAAATCATATTTTACAATTGTTAAGCCTTGTTGCAATGGAGTCTCCTATTAAATTTGATTCTGAGTTTATTCATGATGAAAAAGTAAAAGTTTTAAAAAGTTTGAGGAAAATTAGCAAAGAAGATATTAAGAATTACATTGTTAAGGGTCAATATATAGGCTCACAAGTTCAAGGGGTTTTTAAAAAAGGCTATAAAGATGAAACAGAATTTTTGGGAAATTCAAATACCGAAACTTATTTAGCTATGAAAGTGTTTATTAATAATTGGCGTTGGTCTGGGGTTCCTTTTTATCTTAGAACTGGGAAAGGTCTTGCTAGGAAATTTTCAGAAATATATATTCAATTTAAAAAACCGAGCTTTACTCTTTTTAACAATAGTTCTGTTGATTTTTCTAATGCTTTGATATTTAGAATTCAGCCAAGGGATGGAATTGAAATCAAATTCAATACCAAGAAGCCCGGATATAATTATGAAATTCAAACTGCTAATATGGAGTTTTCATATCACGGAGCATTTAAAAGATTGTTTGATGAGGCTTATGAGCGTTTATTGTTAGACGCTTTTTTAGGAGATGGTACTTTATATGCGACAAGTGATGAGATTGAAAGTTCTTGGGAATTTGTTTCAGATATTGCAAATAAATGGGCAGATATTGAAATTTGTAATTATTTTTATGGCTCTGAAGGACCAAAAGAGATAGACTCTATTTTAGAAAAAGATCATTTTTGGCGTAAAATTTAA